A genomic stretch from Schistosoma haematobium chromosome 2, whole genome shotgun sequence includes:
- a CDS encoding hypothetical protein (EggNog:ENOG410V8G8~COG:S) has protein sequence MDLWKSIEKNLSWFDLSSEVRLQLNDDPKKYEEQILLHSFRNQLRYTGNIVQLVIKREKKYYEKLVDYGRQHYLLYPYHLQDKIVRGLQITQFVYYRRMIIDLISTEKSYDCLPNFTAADCLRLLGIGRNQYIELVNTYKSFLSSIGPDENEIQGLLCDILPSQPIDKVIFEPWYVVRIGSVMLSDIQASTDSERITIDQLIDAEKADDLEESNEVGPGILVKDLDQNIIKGLYLRGLVYIDIPVSCDDKICVPTLEGFVMNRISGDIRENLLYKIFVTADENTSVSELAECLQVDVNSVKQAASIFCRLGFAQKRIGRLESRTQPFQIPISIEESDTLLHTENSVVDANLDSFPSVDDHPQQKKKLVLIFDSTITAYLMMGNLSPNLKPHAVTMFEVGKLSDDSLNSFIFELNHLAPVSEGEAGVYREYALNLRKTIHFLRSQASLDSTDFCDVDLIRGGSLLSLEAETRIRVLRKNYNVVVSLIPSTYEDQQASDSQWPPHLGPPISEANSPWFGFFISCIASNTIQRKQNPSVNVLPTLLITCGTRISRLPLPLRGISRFWLTAWGHDAVVVDSTNFLTTANDMLLSSPVLIQVSFIDNICFLL, from the exons ATGGATTTATGGAAAAGCATTGAGAAAAATCTGTCTTGGTTTGACTTGTCGTCGGAGGTGCGTTTACAGTTGAACGATGACCCAAAGAAGTACGAGGAACAAATTTTGTTACACAGTTTTCGAAACCAGTTGCGCTACACCGGAAATATAGTACAATTG GTCATAAAACGTGAAAAAAAATACTACGAGAAACTTGTTGATTATGGAAGACAACATTATCTCCTATATCCTTACCACTTACAAGACAAAATAGTCCGTGGTTTGCAAATTACGCAGTTTGTCTACTACCGTCGCATGATAATTGACCTGATTTCGACTGAAAAGTCATATGACTGTCTTCCAAATTTTACTGCTGCAGATTGCTTACGTTTGTTGGGAATTGGCAGAAATCAGTATATTGAGCTTGTTAACACTTACAAGAGTTTCCTGTCGTCAATAGGTCCTGACGAAAATGAAATTCAGGGACTTCTTTGTGACATTCTGCCGTCACAGCCAATCGATAAAGTCATATTTGAGCCCTGGTATGTAGTTCGTATTGGGTCAGTTATGTTATCTGACATACAAGCATCTACGGATTCCGAGCGCATAACGATCGACCAGCTTATAGATGCTGAAAAAGCAGATGACTTGGAGGAATCCAACGAAGTCGGTCCCGGAATTCTGGTTAAAGATCTTGATCAAAATATCATCAAAGGACTTTACCTTCGTGGTTTGGTTTACATTGATATTCCAGTGTCTTGTGACGACAAGATATGTGTCCCTACACTTGAGGGCTTCGTAATGAATCGTATCAGTGGAGATATTAGAGAAAATCTTTTATACAAGATTTTCGTCACTGCTGATGAGAATACATCAGTTAGTGAACTAGCCGAGTGTCTGCAGGTAGATGTGAATTCAGTAAAACAAGCTGCTTCTATATTTTGTCGGTTGGGGTTCGCTCAAAAACGGATTGGACGTCTGGAGAGTCGAACACAGCCTTTTCAAATTCCAATATCCATTGAGGAGTCTGATACGCTGCTACACACGGAAAACTCAGTTGTCGACGCAAACTTAGATTCTTTTCCATCTGTAGATGACCACCCTCAGCAGAAAAAAAAGTTAGTTCTGATATTTGATTCGACCATCACAGCTTATCTCATGATGGGCAATTTATCACCCAACTTAAAGCCTCATGCAGTTACAATGTTTGAAGTCGGGAAATTATCAGATGATTCATTGAATTCTTTCATATTTGAATTAAACCATCTTGCTCCTGTTTCAGAAGGTGAAGCCGGAGTTTATCGCGAGTATGCTCTGAATTTAAGAAAAACAATCCACTTTTTGCGTAGTCAGGCTTCATTAGACTCAACGGACTTTTGTGATGTGGATTTAATTAGAGGTGGTTCGTTGTTAAGTTTAGAGGCTGAAACACGCATACGAGTTTTGCGCAAAAACTATAACGTAGTTGTGAGCCTTATTCCCTCAACATATGAAGACCAGCAAGCTTCTGATTCCCAATGGCCACCACATTTAGGACCACCTATATCAGAAGCTAATTCTCCGTGGTTCGgtttttttatttcttgtaTCGCAAGCAATACAATTCAAAGAAAACAGAATCCCAGTGTTAATGTATTGCCTACTCTTTTGATAACATGTGGTACTAGAATATCTAGACTTCCATTACCTTTACGAGGAATTTCACGCTTCTGGCTTACTGCATGGGGTCATGATGCTGTAGTGGTAGACTCAACTAATTTTTTAACCACAGCAAACGATATGCTTCTATCATCACCTGTACTTATCCAAGTGAGTTTTATCGATAATATCTGTTTTTTACTCTGA
- a CDS encoding hypothetical protein (EggNog:ENOG410V8G8~COG:S), whose amino-acid sequence MIIDLISTEKSYDCLPNFTAADCLRLLGIGRNQYIELVNTYKSFLSSIGPDENEIQGLLCDILPSQPIDKVIFEPWYVVRIGSVMLSDIQASTDSERITIDQLIDAEKADDLEESNEVGPGILVKDLDQNIIKGLYLRGLVYIDIPVSCDDKICVPTLEGFVMNRISGDIRENLLYKIFVTADENTSVSELAECLQVDVNSVKQAASIFCRLGFAQKRIGRLESRTQPFQIPISIEESDTLLHTENSVVDANLDSFPSVDDHPQQKKKLVLIFDSTITAYLMMGNLSPNLKPHAVTMFEVGKLSDDSLNSFIFELNHLAPVSEGEAGVYREYALNLRKTIHFLRSQASLDSTDFCDVDLIRGGSLLSLEAETRIRVLRKNYNVVVSLIPSTYEDQQASDSQWPPHLGPPISEANSPWFGFFISCIASNTIQRKQNPSVNVLPTLLITCGTRISRLPLPLRGISRFWLTAWGHDAVVVDSTNFLTTANDMLLSSPVLIQIFYSWLLSLCFAQTFFFEKGYRKL is encoded by the exons ATGATAATTGACCTGATTTCGACTGAAAAGTCATATGACTGTCTTCCAAATTTTACTGCTGCAGATTGCTTACGTTTGTTGGGAATTGGCAGAAATCAGTATATTGAGCTTGTTAACACTTACAAGAGTTTCCTGTCGTCAATAGGTCCTGACGAAAATGAAATTCAGGGACTTCTTTGTGACATTCTGCCGTCACAGCCAATCGATAAAGTCATATTTGAGCCCTGGTATGTAGTTCGTATTGGGTCAGTTATGTTATCTGACATACAAGCATCTACGGATTCCGAGCGCATAACGATCGACCAGCTTATAGATGCTGAAAAAGCAGATGACTTGGAGGAATCCAACGAAGTCGGTCCCGGAATTCTGGTTAAAGATCTTGATCAAAATATCATCAAAGGACTTTACCTTCGTGGTTTGGTTTACATTGATATTCCAGTGTCTTGTGACGACAAGATATGTGTCCCTACACTTGAGGGCTTCGTAATGAATCGTATCAGTGGAGATATTAGAGAAAATCTTTTATACAAGATTTTCGTCACTGCTGATGAGAATACATCAGTTAGTGAACTAGCCGAGTGTCTGCAGGTAGATGTGAATTCAGTAAAACAAGCTGCTTCTATATTTTGTCGGTTGGGGTTCGCTCAAAAACGGATTGGACGTCTGGAGAGTCGAACACAGCCTTTTCAAATTCCAATATCCATTGAGGAGTCTGATACGCTGCTACACACGGAAAACTCAGTTGTCGACGCAAACTTAGATTCTTTTCCATCTGTAGATGACCACCCTCAGCAGAAAAAAAAGTTAGTTCTGATATTTGATTCGACCATCACAGCTTATCTCATGATGGGCAATTTATCACCCAACTTAAAGCCTCATGCAGTTACAATGTTTGAAGTCGGGAAATTATCAGATGATTCATTGAATTCTTTCATATTTGAATTAAACCATCTTGCTCCTGTTTCAGAAGGTGAAGCCGGAGTTTATCGCGAGTATGCTCTGAATTTAAGAAAAACAATCCACTTTTTGCGTAGTCAGGCTTCATTAGACTCAACGGACTTTTGTGATGTGGATTTAATTAGAGGTGGTTCGTTGTTAAGTTTAGAGGCTGAAACACGCATACGAGTTTTGCGCAAAAACTATAACGTAGTTGTGAGCCTTATTCCCTCAACATATGAAGACCAGCAAGCTTCTGATTCCCAATGGCCACCACATTTAGGACCACCTATATCAGAAGCTAATTCTCCGTGGTTCGgtttttttatttcttgtaTCGCAAGCAATACAATTCAAAGAAAACAGAATCCCAGTGTTAATGTATTGCCTACTCTTTTGATAACATGTGGTACTAGAATATCTAGACTTCCATTACCTTTACGAGGAATTTCACGCTTCTGGCTTACTGCATGGGGTCATGATGCTGTAGTGGTAGACTCAACTAATTTTTTAACCACAGCAAACGATATGCTTCTATCATCACCTGTACTTATCCAA ATCTTTTATAGTTGGTTACTTTCACTTTGCTTTGCTCAAAcctttttctttgaaaaaggcTATCGAAAGTTATGA
- a CDS encoding hypothetical protein (EggNog:ENOG410V8G8~COG:S), with amino-acid sequence MDLWKSIEKNLSWFDLSSEVRLQLNDDPKKYEEQILLHSFRNQLRYTGNIVQLVIKREKKYYEKLVDYGRQHYLLYPYHLQDKIVRGLQITQFVYYRRMIIDLISTEKSYDCLPNFTAADCLRLLGIGRNQYIELVNTYKSFLSSIGPDENEIQGLLCDILPSQPIDKVIFEPWYVVRIGSVMLSDIQASTDSERITIDQLIDAEKADDLEESNEVGPGILVKDLDQNIIKGLYLRGLVYIDIPVSCDDKICVPTLEGFVMNRISGDIRENLLYKIFVTADENTSVSELAECLQVDVNSVKQAASIFCRLGFAQKRIGRLESRTQPFQIPISIEESDTLLHTENSVVDANLDSFPSVDDHPQQKKKLVLIFDSTITAYLMMGNLSPNLKPHAVTMFEVGKLSDDSLNSFIFELNHLAPVSEGEAGVYREYALNLRKTIHFLRSQASLDSTDFCDVDLIRGGSLLSLEAETRIRVLRKNYNVVVSLIPSTYEDQQASDSQWPPHLGPPISEANSPWFGFFISCIASNTIQRKQNPSVNVLPTLLITCGTRISRLPLPLRGISRFWLTAWGHDAVVVDSTNFLTTANDMLLSSPVLIQAIESYEFEENLSQRYIPLPISKEFLQHSSNCVPEFIIHLMNVIDLTYVSGYIIVLAPMNKCEHDQDLNKLASEDQNILLTSTDSILQRDQQKSEYNCSRKAVLVENELLTIMKEHKPIYFITLRLGLPIFNMELNHAVCAQISNQNLLSTNNRNHLEATNHLLVEEFTKFIFNDCSGLLPNQNQCSYSTLVTSSGGNFPDTWPLPTKNMMCANGILSFF; translated from the exons ATGGATTTATGGAAAAGCATTGAGAAAAATCTGTCTTGGTTTGACTTGTCGTCGGAGGTGCGTTTACAGTTGAACGATGACCCAAAGAAGTACGAGGAACAAATTTTGTTACACAGTTTTCGAAACCAGTTGCGCTACACCGGAAATATAGTACAATTG GTCATAAAACGTGAAAAAAAATACTACGAGAAACTTGTTGATTATGGAAGACAACATTATCTCCTATATCCTTACCACTTACAAGACAAAATAGTCCGTGGTTTGCAAATTACGCAGTTTGTCTACTACCGTCGCATGATAATTGACCTGATTTCGACTGAAAAGTCATATGACTGTCTTCCAAATTTTACTGCTGCAGATTGCTTACGTTTGTTGGGAATTGGCAGAAATCAGTATATTGAGCTTGTTAACACTTACAAGAGTTTCCTGTCGTCAATAGGTCCTGACGAAAATGAAATTCAGGGACTTCTTTGTGACATTCTGCCGTCACAGCCAATCGATAAAGTCATATTTGAGCCCTGGTATGTAGTTCGTATTGGGTCAGTTATGTTATCTGACATACAAGCATCTACGGATTCCGAGCGCATAACGATCGACCAGCTTATAGATGCTGAAAAAGCAGATGACTTGGAGGAATCCAACGAAGTCGGTCCCGGAATTCTGGTTAAAGATCTTGATCAAAATATCATCAAAGGACTTTACCTTCGTGGTTTGGTTTACATTGATATTCCAGTGTCTTGTGACGACAAGATATGTGTCCCTACACTTGAGGGCTTCGTAATGAATCGTATCAGTGGAGATATTAGAGAAAATCTTTTATACAAGATTTTCGTCACTGCTGATGAGAATACATCAGTTAGTGAACTAGCCGAGTGTCTGCAGGTAGATGTGAATTCAGTAAAACAAGCTGCTTCTATATTTTGTCGGTTGGGGTTCGCTCAAAAACGGATTGGACGTCTGGAGAGTCGAACACAGCCTTTTCAAATTCCAATATCCATTGAGGAGTCTGATACGCTGCTACACACGGAAAACTCAGTTGTCGACGCAAACTTAGATTCTTTTCCATCTGTAGATGACCACCCTCAGCAGAAAAAAAAGTTAGTTCTGATATTTGATTCGACCATCACAGCTTATCTCATGATGGGCAATTTATCACCCAACTTAAAGCCTCATGCAGTTACAATGTTTGAAGTCGGGAAATTATCAGATGATTCATTGAATTCTTTCATATTTGAATTAAACCATCTTGCTCCTGTTTCAGAAGGTGAAGCCGGAGTTTATCGCGAGTATGCTCTGAATTTAAGAAAAACAATCCACTTTTTGCGTAGTCAGGCTTCATTAGACTCAACGGACTTTTGTGATGTGGATTTAATTAGAGGTGGTTCGTTGTTAAGTTTAGAGGCTGAAACACGCATACGAGTTTTGCGCAAAAACTATAACGTAGTTGTGAGCCTTATTCCCTCAACATATGAAGACCAGCAAGCTTCTGATTCCCAATGGCCACCACATTTAGGACCACCTATATCAGAAGCTAATTCTCCGTGGTTCGgtttttttatttcttgtaTCGCAAGCAATACAATTCAAAGAAAACAGAATCCCAGTGTTAATGTATTGCCTACTCTTTTGATAACATGTGGTACTAGAATATCTAGACTTCCATTACCTTTACGAGGAATTTCACGCTTCTGGCTTACTGCATGGGGTCATGATGCTGTAGTGGTAGACTCAACTAATTTTTTAACCACAGCAAACGATATGCTTCTATCATCACCTGTACTTATCCAA gcTATCGAAAGTTATGAATTTGAAGAAAATTTATCCCAGAGGTACATACCTTTACCTATTTCCAAGGAATTCCTACAACATTCATCCAATTGTGTACCAGAATTCATAATACATCTTATGAACGTTATCGATTTAACCTATGTCTCTGGATATATCATAGTACTAGCTCCAATGAACAAGTGTGAACACGACCAAGATCTGAATAAACTAGCTTCAGAAGACCAAAACATTCTATTAACTAGCACAGACTCCATTTTACAACGCGATCAACAAAAAAGTGAATACAATTGTTCTAGGAAAGCTGTTTTAGTGGAAAATGAATTGCTCACTATTATGAAAGAGCATAAACCAATCTATTTCATTACTTTACGTCTAGGTTTGCCCATTTTTAACATGGAATTAAATCACGCAGTTTGTGCTCAAATATCTAATCAGAATTTACTATCCACTAATAACCGCAATCATCTTGAAGCTACTAATCATCTACTTGTTGAAGaatttacaaaatttatttttaatgactGTTCAGGTTTGTTACCTAACCAAAACCAATGTAGTTATTCAACCCTTGTTACCAGTTCTGGTGGTAATTTTCCTGATACCTGGCCCCTTCCTACAAAAAATATGATGTGCGCTAATGGTATTTTGTCATTTTTTTAG